One part of the Solanum dulcamara chromosome 8, daSolDulc1.2, whole genome shotgun sequence genome encodes these proteins:
- the LOC129899201 gene encoding uncharacterized protein LOC129899201 yields the protein MDDSAKDQSSVSAKAKQSSSKLLRYPLRSASKSKEEKPPLTASSNSSASARVRPASSVSKSVVALPLSGKEKSVKPPRRLSVPSKSIANPASRPLGIITKEPRKIGELISETRAKRSSSNQGKSDTPQSNVSKSSNRKKYDLISSASYWLSQIKLFESAAKHSISLGFFKLALEAGSEPLQRLRDELKSYVQRHALVELEEPVKQLFDSYNILQSSEQLQVSETCSHVPKDGSRSSDDDVRSSSSVASTERLHPKVLNKETTETKQVKVPTKEKSSKIGSTPRTRNSVNKIAATVKSASQKAGGRVTKEKLQKPVKLEPNKDKVKRQGKKSAQGGEGPANACTSETVLEEDKENVDTAQTEVTST from the exons ATGGACGATTCCGCTAAAGATCAATCCTCTGTTTCTG CAAAAGCTAAGCAGTCATCATCAAAGCTTCTGCGTTATCCGTTGCGATCGGCCTCAAAATCAAAGGAGGAGAAGCCGCCTCTGACTGCTTCCTCCAACTCTTCTGCTTCTGCGAG GGTAAGACCTGCATCAAGTGTCAGTAAGAGTGTTGTTGCTCTTCCCCTCTCTGGTAAGGAAAAATCGGTGAAGCCTCCAAGAAGGCTGTCTGTTCCCTCCAAGTCAATTGCGAACCCGGCTTCTAGACCACTTGGCATTATAACCAAGGAACCAAGGAAAATAGGCGAACTCATTTCCGAGACTAGAGCAAAGAGATCTTCTAGTAATCAAGGAAAATCAGATACACCACAATCAAATGTTTCAAAGTCCtcaaatagaaagaaatatgaCCTTATATCCTCAGCTTCCTATTGGCTATCACAGATTAAGCTTTTTGAATCTGCAGCTAAGCATTCAATTTCCCTTGGctttttcaaacttgctttggAGGCTGGCTCTGAG CCTCTTCAACGTCTGAGAGATGAGCTGAAATCTTATGTGCAACGACATGCCCTTGTTGAACTTGAGGAGCCTGTGAAACAATTGTTTGATAGCTATAATATCCTCCAAAGTTCTGAGCAGTTGCAAGTTTCCGAGACTTGCTCTCATGTGCCTAAAGATGGATCACGTTCATCTGATGATGATGTACGCAGCTCTTCCTCTGTTGCAAGCACTGAGAGACTGCATCCCAAAGTCTTGAACAAAGAAACTACTGAAACAAAGCAAGTGAAAGTACCAACCAAGGAGAAGTCTTCAAAGATCGGAAGCACTCCTAGGACCAGGAATTCTGTAAACAAAATTGCTGCAACTGTGAAATCTGCATCACAAAAGGCAGGAGGTCGTGTCACAAAAGAGAAACTTCAAAAACCTGTTAAGCTAGAACCAAATAAGGATAAGGTGAAAAGACAGGGAAAGAAGTCTGCTCAAGGAGGAGAAG GGCCTGCTAATGCCTGCACTTCAGAGACTGTCCTTGAAGAAGACAAAGAAAATGTG GATACTGCACAGACAGAAGTGACTAGCACCTGA
- the LOC129899202 gene encoding ubiquitin-conjugating enzyme E2 2, translating into MSTPARKRLMRDFKRLQQDPPAGISGAPQDNNIMLWNAVIFGPDDTPWDGGTFKLTLQFSEDYPNKPPTVRFVSRMFHPNIYADGSICLDILQNQWSPIYDVAAILTSIQSLLCDPNPNSPANSEAARMFSENKREYNRRVREIVEQSWTAD; encoded by the exons ATGTCGACTCCAGCTAGAAAGAGGTTGATGAGGGATTTCAAGAGGTTGCAGCAGGACCCTCCTGCTGGTATTAGTGGTGCACCTCAAGACAACAACATTATGCTTTGGAATGCTGTGATATTTGG TCCTGATGACACTCCTTGGGATGGTG GTACGTTCAAGTTGACTCTTCAATTCTCTGAGGATTACCCCAATAAGCCACCAACTGTGCGGTTTGTTTCTCGCATGTTTCATCCTAATA TTTATGCTGATGGAAGTATATGTTTGGATATTCTTCAAAATCAATGGAGTCCAATATATGATGTTGCAGCTATACTTACATCCATTCAG TCATTGCTGTGTGATCCAAACCCCAATTCACCTGCAAATTCTGAAGCAGCTCGGATGTTCAGTGAGAATAAAAGGGAGTACAATCGCAGAGTGAGAGAAATTGTGGAGCAGAGCTGGACTGCAGACTGA
- the LOC129900498 gene encoding WRKY transcription factor 72B-like, with amino-acid sequence MENKNKYEYYSPDDEGCDDQENIVHQLGKGRKEHEDDAYDKSNPSPHHKDFMSIDNIEGGAVNVMVKRERSPPEHDSMASSSTHKEQDDQLASAKVEMREVMEENQRLRMHLDSIMKEYRNLQNQFHDIVQKEADKKSSSTVNTTHHESDQLVSLSLGRTTSDMKKDELSKIFKKDKPRHDDEGAVNKSLNLGLDCKFETTPTDCSPVNLSPENSLEDQTNKDENGETSTWPSNKNPKTMRNNGEGDDVSQQNPTKRARVSVRVRCDAPTMNDGCQWRKYGQKIAKGNPCPRAYYRCTVAPNCPVRKQVQRCAEDMSILITTYEGTHNHTLPLSATSMASTTSAAASMLLSGSSSSSDPSLQVTATTSNTSNTTTTANINGLNFYLSDTTKHKSPYYFPNSSISASTPNSLPTITLDLTSTSSSSSSSSSSLSHLNRMNHSFPPRYNYNNNNNSSTNLNFSSVLESNSLPISWTNYPNQTYNKNNQNFGSLTFSSRPNYENIFQSYLQKNNNIPTQSSLPPDTIAAATKAITSDPNFHSALAAALTSIIGNTGIENKSGHNLNVTEPFPVLSSLPSSSNPNKCSSSFLNKPTSSASANNNNTQQPGNNNLGFFAQSSSSLPFSTSSKGKSTSPSGSKFD; translated from the exons ATGGAGAACAAGAACAAATATGAATATTATAGTCCTGATGATGAAGGTTGTGATGATCAAGAAAATATTGTCCATCAG TTAGGAAAGGGAAGAAAAGAGCATGAGGATGATGCATATGATAAGTCAAACCCATCCCCTCACCACAAGGATTTCATGAGCATTGACAATATTGAG GGAGGTGCTGTTAATGTTATGGTAAAGAGAGAAAGATCCCCACCAGAACACGACTCAATGGCTTCTTCATCTACTCACAAAGAACAG GACGATCAGCTTGCATCAGCCAAAGTTGAAATGCGAGAAGTAATGGAAGAAAATCAAAGGCTTCGAATGCACTTAGATAGCATCATGAAGGAATATCGTAATCTCCAGAATCAATTCCACGATATCGTTCAAAAAGAAGCTGATAAAAAATCAAGCAGTACAGTGAACACTACTCATCATGAATCTGATCAACTTGTGTCCCTCAGCTTAGGAAGAACAACTAGTGATATGAAAAAAGACGAATTATCTAAAATCTTTAAGAAAGATAAGCCTCGTCATGATGATGAAGGAGCTgtgaataaaagtcttaattTAGGATTGGATTGCAAATTCGAAACAACTCCAACAGATTGTTCACCGGTGAATCTCAGTCCGGAGAATAGCTTAGAAGATCAAACTAATAAGGATGAAAATGGAGAGACGTCTACGTGGCCTTCAAACAAAAATCCCAAAACGATGAGAAATAATGGAGAGGGCGATGATGTTTCGCAGCAAAACCCTACTAAAAGAGCTAGGGTTTCTGTTAGAGTCAGATGTGATGCCCCTACg ATGAATGATGGATGTCAATGGAGAAAATATGGTCAAAAAATTGCAAAAGGAAATCCATGTCCTCGAGCTTACTATCGTTGCACCGTAGCACCAAATTGCCCAGTTAGAAAGCAG GTTCAAAGATGTGCCGAAGACATGTCAATATTGATCACCACGTATGAAGGAACACACAACCATACACTTCCTCTTTCAGCCACCTCAATGGCTTCCACCACCTCAGCCGCCGCTAGCATGTTGTTATCCGGTTCGTCGAGTTCATCAGATCCAAGTCTACAAGTAACCGCCACCACCAGCAACACCAGCAACACCACTACTACTGCCAATATCAACGGACTCAACTTCTATCTCTCTGATACCACAAAGCATAAATCGCCATATTACTTTCCTAAttcatccatctcagcatccaCACCTAATTCCCTCCCTACAATAACACTCGATTTGACTTCCACCTCGTCCTCATCCTCGTCCTCGTCCTCCTCCTTATCTCATCTAAACAGAATGAATCACAGTTTTCCTCCTAGatacaattataataataataataattcctCTACAAACCTCAATTTTAGTTCAGTACTAGAATCCAATTCCCTTCCCATTTCTTGGACCAATTATCCAAATCAAACATATAACAAAAACAACCAAAATTTTGGTTCACTTACATTTTCATCAAGACCAAATTATGAAAACATTTTCCAATCTTATTTACAAAAAAACAACAATATTCCTACACAATCTTCTTTACCACCAGACACAATTGCAGCTGCGACCAAAGCGATAACATCTGACCCAAATTTTCACTCCGCATTAGCTGCAGCTCTCACATCAATCATTGGAAATACTGGAATTGAAAACAAATCTGGCCATAATTTAAATGTTACTGAGCCATTTCCAGTTTTGTCCAGTCTCCCATCAAGCTCAAATCCGAATAAATGTTCATCAAGTTTTTTAAATAAACCTACCTCTTCTGCTTCcgcgaataataataatacacaACAGCCTGGAAATAACAACTTGGGGTTTTTCGCgcaatcttcttcttcattgcCATTTTCAACATCCAGTAAGGGTAAATCTACCTCTCCTAGTGGTAGTAAGtttgattga